Proteins co-encoded in one Apteryx mantelli isolate bAptMan1 chromosome 4, bAptMan1.hap1, whole genome shotgun sequence genomic window:
- the CLEC14A gene encoding C-type lectin domain family 14 member A, producing MRRAGPWCLLLAAGCALAQPPPPGRSAVRCQAAGACFSAHAANCSYAEARGACGRGGGALAWLGGEPELRLVVALLARAAGGRGASLFWLGLRRNASACTDAAAPLRGFSWEAGGGAAARDAPAALGRWAKEPARSCLTARCAGLLVAAGGAWGWKERPCQRQSQGYVCKYQYEGACAAPSPAGALGLDYRLPFGERSADPGSSPPGTVLTVACPGPRGALRLTCEPERGGFAWRGAEEPACPCPFGYLHPGTGRCADAAECRDAGGGFACVCAPGGRDGATCAAPAAAPAATPAASRAAPAAAGGRLSAPAPGGSAGPPAVDAAAEEKTAPPPPAPSSSSSYVFILVTVAVVVLVILVMTVLGVFKLCFNKKAAGRGHKEPPAAGSEAEAGSAGQRGAPGGD from the coding sequence ATGCGCCGCGCGGGGCcctggtgcctgctgctggcggcGGGCTGCGCGCtggcgcagcccccgccgcccgggcgcAGCGCGGTGCGCTGCCAGGCCGCCGGCGCCTGCTTCAGCGCCCACGCCGCCAACTGCTCCTACGCCGAGGCCCGCGGCGcctgcggccgcggcggcggcgccctggcCTGGCTGGGCGGCGAGCCGGAGCTGCGGCTCGTCGTGGCGCTGCTggcgagggcggcgggcgggcgcggcgcctcGCTCTTCTGGCTGGGGCTGCGGCGCAACGCCTCCGCCTGCACCGacgcggccgcgccgctccgcggctTCTCgtgggaggcgggcggcggcgcggcggcgcgggacgCCCCGGCGGCGCTCGGCCGCTGGGCGAAGGAGCCGGCGCGGTCCTGCCTCACCGCCCGCTGCGCCGGGCTGctggtggcggcgggcggcgcctgGGGCTGGAAGGAGCGGCCCTGCCAGCGGCAGAGCCAGGGCTACGTCTGTAAGTACCAGTACGAGGGCGCCtgcgccgcccccagccccgccggcgccctcggcCTCGACTACCGCCTGCCCTTCGGGGAGCGCAGCGCCGACCCCGGCTCCAGCCCGCCGGGTACCGTGCTCACCGtggcctgccccggcccccgcggggcgctgcggctCACCTGCgagccggagcgcggcggctTCGCCTGGAGGGGCGCCGAGGAGCCCGCGTGCCCCTGCCCCTTCGGCTACCTCCAccccggcaccggccgctgcgCCGACGCCGCCGAGTGCCGCGACGCCGGCGGCGGCTTCGCCTGTGTCTGCGCCCCGGGCGGGCGGGACGGCGCCAcctgcgcggcccccgccgcggcccccgccgcgacccccgccgcctcccgagcggcccccgccgccgcgggcggccgcCTCTCCGCCCCGGcacccggcggctccgcggggccgcccgccgtcGACGCCGCTGCCGAGGAGAAGACGgcgcctccgccgcccgccccctcctcGTCCTCCAGCTACGTCTTCATCTTGGTCACGGTCGCTGTGGTGGTGCTCGTGATCCTGGTCATGACCGTCTTGGGGGTCTTCAAGCTCTGCTTCAACAAGAAAGCCGCGGGCCGCGGGCACAAGGAGCCGCCGGCGGCCGGCAGCGAGGCGGAGGCGGgctccgcggggcagcgcggagccccgGGCGGCGACTAG